Proteins found in one Hevea brasiliensis isolate MT/VB/25A 57/8 chromosome 18, ASM3005281v1, whole genome shotgun sequence genomic segment:
- the LOC110657198 gene encoding ras-related protein RABH1b has protein sequence MAPVSALAKYKLVFLGDQSVGKTSIITRFMYDKFDNTYQATIGIDFLSKTMYLEDRTVRLQLWDTAGQERFRSLIPSYIRDSSVAVIVYDVASRQTFLNTSKWIEEVRTERGSDVIIVLVGNKTDLVDKRQVSIEEGEAKARDLNVMFIETSAKAGFNIKPLFRKIAAALPGMETLSSTKQEDMVDVNLKSSSGNASQSQAQSGGCAC, from the exons ATGGCACCTGTTTCAGCTCTGGCAAAATATAAGCTTGTATTCTTGGGGGACCAATCAGTGGGCAAAACAAGCATCATCACTCGCTTCATGTATGATAAATTCGATAACacttaccag GCTACAATTGGCATTGATTTTCTATCAAAAACCATGTACCTTGAAGATCGAACTGTTCGCTTGCAGTTGTG GGATACAGCTGGACAGGAAAGATTCAGAAGTCTCATACCAAGCTACATTAGGGATTCCTCAGTTGCTGTCATTGTGTATGACGTTGCAA GTCGGCAAACTTTCCTGAACacatcaaaatggattgaagaggTTCGCACTGAGAGAGGCAGTGATGTGATCATTGTTCTTGTTGGAAACAAAACTGACCTTGTTGATAAAAG GCAAGTCTCTATAGAAGAAGGAGAAGCAAAGGCTCGTGATCTTAATGTCATGTTTATAGAAACTAGTGCAAAAGCTGGTTTTAATATTAAG CCATTGTTCCGGAAAATTGCCGCTGCCTTACCAggcatggaaacactttcttcaacTAAGCAAGAAGACATGGTTGATGTGAATCTGAAGTCCAGCAGTGGAAACGCATCACAGTCTCAGGCTCAGTCAGGTGGATGTGCCTGTTGA